The Candidatus Coatesbacteria bacterium genomic sequence GAGGTTTTTAGCTCGCCAGCTCCCCCCTGGCTCGGAGCGGGAGGTTTTCAGCCCACCTGCTCCCGGTTACCAACGGTGTGGGTATTGATGGTCGGGGCGAGAGGATTTGAACCTCCGACCCCCTAGTCCCGAACCAGGTGCGCTACCAGACTGCGCTACGCCCCGACGGTACTGCGCGTAATCAACGGCGGTTCGGAGGGGGACGCCGCGCAAGGGCGGCGTGGCGGTCGCGGTTGCGATCGCGGTAGAGAAGTGTACCTAGTTTGGGGGGAAAATGCAAGATTCAGTTGCCGAGGAAGATGGCGCGGATCAGGCCCTCGCCGCCGTAGTAGACGGCGGTGACGATCCCGCCGGCGATCAGCACGCCGAGGACGATGGCCGGGAGGGCTTTGCGCGCCGGGATGCCGAAGAGAAAGGCGGCCAGGGTTCCGGTCCAGGCGCCGGTGACGGGCAGGGGGATCATCACGAAGATCGTCAGCCCGAGGGTGCCGTATTTTTCAACCGTCTTCTCGGTGCGGCGACGGGTGCGCTCGAACAGCCAGGTAAAGAAACGGTTGGCCCAGCGCCACTGCTTGCGCATCCAGTTGCTGATGGGCTCGAGCAGCAGCAGGATGGGGATGACCGGGATCAGGTTGCCGAGGACGGCGAACAGGTAGGCCTCGCTCCAGGGCAGGCCCTGACTGAGACCGATGGGCAGGCCGCCGCGCAACTCGATGATCGGCAGCATGGACCAGACGAAGACTTTGAGCCACAGGGGCACGGGAACCTCCGGGTCAGTTGATGCTCCAGCGGTCGCCGGGGCGGGGACGCCGGGGCTTGGGGTCGTCGACGTAGCTTCCGTAGGGCTCGGGTTCGCCGCCGTGGTGGACGAGGTGCCAGTTGCGCATCGCGGCGACGGCCCGCATCACCCGCGCGCTCTGTTCCCTGTAATAGCGCTGCCGGTCGATGTCGGCGCCGGGACGGGTGATGCGCAGGGGTGGACCGATGTAGGCCCGGACGCGGGGCAGTCGGCCGCGTTGTAATCGAGCGAGGGCGTCGTGGCTGTCGTGGATGTAGAGGGGCAGGACGGGTGCGCCGGAGCGGGCGGCGATCATCGCCACGCCGGGGGCGGGACGGCCCAAGCCGTCGCGACGGATCCGGGTGCCTTCGGGGAAGATCAGCACGGCTTTGTTCCGACGCAGGAGCTTGAGAGCCAGCCTGACCGCCCCGACATCGCCGCCGTCCTCACTCAGGGGAAAGGCCCCCAGCTTGCGGATCAAGCTACCGAAGAGGAAGGGCTCGAAGAGGAAGGCCTTGGCCATGAAGGTCAGCCGCCGCCTGACGGCCACCCCGGCGATGATCGGGTCGAGGAAGGAGCTGTGGGTGGGGGCGACGATCAGCGGTCCGCTCGGCGGTACGAAGGCCCGTCCGCGGACCCGCAGCCGCAGCGGCAGGGCGCAGAGGACCTTGGAGAGGAAGAGCAGGGAGCTGTAGAGCAGACGGCGCAGCATCCCGCCGATAATAGCCGTTGACGCCCGCAAGGGTCAAGCGTCGGCCTCATCCTCGGGCAGGCTGGTAATCAGGTCGACCTTGCCGCGCCAGGTGAGGATCGAGTGGTAGGCCACCAGGCGGCGGCCGGCCAGGTTGCCGATCAGGCCCGCCAAGGTGACGGGGATCAGCACCGAGGGGCCGAAGACCTCGACCATCATCACCGCGGCGGCCAGGGGGGCGTTGGTCAAGGTGACCAGGACGACGGTCACCCCGGCGGCCATGAACAGGGGCTGGTCGGCCAGACCGCAGGCGTCGGCGGCCAGGGCACCGACCAGGCTGCCCAGGTAGACGGCGGGGGCCAGCAGACCGACGCTGGCCCCGCTGCCCACGGTCAGGGAGACGCAGGCCGTCTTCAGGCCCAGCAGGATCAGGATGGTCAGTAGGGGGACGGGGACGGCGGCGTTGAGGGTCTGGATCTCGGTGGCGCCGAGGGAGAGGACCCGCCCGGCCAACTCCGGCGCCAGGGCGACCACCAGGACCCCGCCGGCCAGAGCACCCAGCAGGGGTCGCACGACCTTGGGGGTGTCGAGCTTCTCGTGCAGGCCCGCGACGGCACGCATGGACAGGGAGAACAGGGCGGCGACGACTAGACCGGCGCCGATGCTGAGCCAGACGCCGCCGATCAGCTCCCAGCGCGGCGAAAGGTCTTCGACCAGGGTGAAGCGGAACAGGGGGCGATAGAAGCCGGTCAAGCGGGTCAACAGGTGGGCGGCCAGGGAGGAGAGCAGGACGGGGAAGAAGCGGCGGTACTCGAGGTGGCGCAGGAACAGCACCTCGGTGGTGAACAGGGCCGAACCGAGAGGGGCGCCGGTGATCGCCGTCAGCGCCGCCGCCATCCCGCACAGGCCGGCCGTCTTGAACCGCTCGGGGTCGAGGCGCAGGGCCCGACCGATCCAGCCGCCGAGGCCCAGCCCGGCGTAAGTCAACGGCCCCATCAAGCCGCCGGAAATCCCCGAGCCCAGGCCGATCAGGCTGGCGGTCAGCTTGAGCGGGGCGTCGGCGGGACGCTGGGCGCCGCCGCGGCGGTGGTAGCACTCCAGGGTATCATCGAGTCCGGCGCCGGAGATCAGCTCCCAGTCGTAGCGCGAGATCAGCCCGACCAGCAGGCCGCCGGCCGCCAGGGGCCACAGCACCTGCCACCAGGCCAGCCCGCCCCACTCCCAGGGTGGCAGGCCGCCGTGAAGCAGGGAGCCGAACCAGACGATGAACTCCCGGGCGCCGACGGCCGTCGCCGCCGCGCCGACGCCGATCACCAGCCAGGCCGCCAGTCGCCGAAGCTGTTTCATCCTGGATTTCAACGCGGCTCCGTTGTTGGACTATCGCAATAAGGTGTTACCCTTGCCATTTCCGTCCTTTTGGGCTAACCTTATGGATGCGGGTGATGTCTGCTTGGCCCGTGGGTAAGGCCCAAAATAAAGAACCAACACTCGATTAACGGGACCCGGCATGGGGCAGTGGCGCTCCGGTCCTCAGCGACCACGAGCATAAGCCGCCCCGACGGCACCCACCTGGGAACTGGGTTCTATTTATTCGGCAAACCCCACGACCCGGCGGTGCACCCGCACCAGCCCTCATTCAAGATTGATAACAGCTTGTTTTTCCCCGGCCGGCGGTTCGCCAAAGCGGCACCGGCCGGTTCGTCGTTATGTGCCGTTCGTGTCTTGCATAAGTGTTTTCCAGCGGTTTTCCGTTGGGGTGCGGCGACAGGGGAAAACCGCCCCGACGGCACCCACCTGGGAACTGGGTTCTATTTATTCGGCAAACCCCGCGACCCGGTGGTGCGCCCGCACCAGCCATCAGGCGAGCTTGATCACAGATTGGTTTTTCCCGGTCGGCGGCTCGCCCAGGCGGCTCCGGCCGGTTCGTCACGTCGCCGCGGGGCCGGAGGGCGCCGCCGGGAGCCCCTCCGATCCGTCCCGGCGACCCGGTCCGGCCGCACTGCGCCCCCGGAACCGGCACGGTTTTTGCATCTCGGCGCCCGTCGCAACGGCGGTGCGGTGTGGCCTCCGCAAAAACCGTGCCGGTTCCGGGGGCTTGGCGGATGCTGACGCCGTGCCGCCGCACCGGGGGGCTCCCGGCGGCGCGGGCGGCTAGAAGTAATGGATCTTGAGGTAGTTGAGCAGCTCCCGGGCCAGCTTCTCGCTGACGCCCTTGACGGCGCTGAGCTCCTCGACGGTGGCCCGGCGGATGCCTTTCAGCGAGCCGAAGGTGTCCAGCAGGGCCTTGCGCCTGGTGGGGCCGATACCGGGGACCCGTTCGAGGATCGACTGCAGCCCGTCGGCGCGCCGCAGTTGACGGTGGAAGCGCAGGCCGAAGCGGTGGGCCTCGTCGCGGACCCGCTGGAGCAGTTGCAGGGCCGGAGAGTCCAGGGGCAGCTTGACGGGGGTCTTGCGGCCGGGCTTGAAGATCAGCTCTTCTTTCTTGGCCAGGCCGATGACGGCGAAACGCCCGGCCAGACCTTCGGCTTCCAGGGTTTCAACCACGGCGCCGAGCTGGCCCTTGCCGCCGTCGACGACGAGGAGGTCGGGAAGTTTACCCTTGTCGGCCAGTTTGGGGTAGCGGCGTCGGGTGACCTCGGCCAGCATGGCGTAGTCGTCGGGCCCCGGCGTTTTGAGTTTGTAGTGGCGGTAGCCGCCCTTGAAGGGCCGGCCGCCGCGGAAGCGGACCAGGCTGGCCACGGGATTGTCGGCGCCCAGGTTGGAGATGTCCAGGCCCTCGATGACCAGGGGTACGCCGTCGAGGCCCAGGCGCTCGGCGAGCTGGACGGCGGCTTCGGCCTGGCCCCGCTTGGCCAGTTGGTCGATCAGCAACTGCTCGAGGTTGCGCCGGGCGTTGCGCTGCGCCGATTGTTGCAGTTCGCGCAGCCGACCGCGCTGGGGTACGATCAAGCGGACCCGACCGCCCCGGGTGCGTCGGGTGGGTTCCGTCGAGGGCGAGGCCCGCAGTAGGGCCCGAGTGGCCGGGGCCTCACCGATCTCGTTGCGCAACCGGGTGATCAGCTTGGTCAGGTCGTCGGCGTCGGCGGGTTCCGTCGGCAGGATGATTCGCTGGGGGATCCAGTCGGCGCCGGTGTAGTAACTGGAGAGGAAGGCGGCCAGCACGGCGGCGTCGCTCTCCGCAGGGTGGGCCGTCAGGGGGAAGGCGTCATCGCCCAGCAGGTAGCCCTGGCGGATCTTGAGCAGCTCGACGACGCTTTCACCGCGCCGCCGGGCCAGACCGAGGATGTCCAGGTCCTCGGCCCTGGTGCTGACGGCGCGCTGCTTGGTCATCACCTGCTCGACGGCCCGCAGGGCGTCGCGGTACTTGGCGGCGCGTTCGTACTCCCGTCGCTGACTGGCCTCGCCCATCTCCCGCTTCAGCCGCTCGGCGACCTCGCCGCGGCGGCCCTGGAGGAAATCCGTCGCCGCCCGGACGTAGGAGGCGTACTCGCGCTTGGAGACCGCGCCGACGCAGGGCGCGCTGCAGCGCTCCAGGCCGTGCAGCAGGCAGGGGCGCCAGTCGGGCATCGGCTGCTTCCCGCCCTGCTCCCGCCAGACGTGGATCTCCCGCTTGCAGACCCGCAGACCGAACAGGCGCTGCAGGGTCTTGAGCGTCGAACGGGTGGCCTTGGCGTTGGAGAAGGGACCGAAGTAGGTCGAGGCCCGCTGCGAGGTGTCCCGGGTGACCATGATCCGCGGAAACACGTCCTCCGTGGTCAAGCGGATGAAGGGGTAGCGCTTGTCGTCCTTGAGGTTGATGTTGTAGCGCGGCTTGTGGAGCTTGATCAGCGAGCTCTCCAGCAGCAGCGCCTCGACCGGGTTGGCCGTCACCGTGACGGTGAAGTCCTCGACCCGGCGCACCATCGAGCGGGTGTGCGGCTCGAGGGTCGCCCCGGCTTGGAAGTAGGAGCGTACACGGTTGGCCAGGTCGTCGGCTTTGCCGACGTAGAGCACGCGGTTGCCCTTGCCCAGGAAGCGGTAGACGCCGGGCTCGTGGGGCAGGCGGCGCAGCTTGAGCTGCAACGGATCCTCCGCCGGATTATCCGCGGCTTCTTCCGCGGCCGGTTCGTCGCCGATCGCGCTCTCGGGTGCGTTCGGTTGTTCGTTGTGTTCGTCGCTCATGCCGTCGTCCGGGGTCAATCTCCTTTAGTTCCACACGATTATAGCAGAAACACCGCGGGAGGGCGGCGGGGGCTTCGAGCGGACTCGTCGGCGGACCGGTGAGCCGCCGGCGCGGTTCTTGCCCGTCCGTCAATCCGCTCCCGGTCTGCCGAACGGGTGTTCGGCCGCGATTGGCCGAACGGGTGGGGGCGGTCTGCAAGAACCGTGACGGCGGCGGCGCCGGGTTGGTCGCCGGGCCGCTTCCCGCCGATGACCGGCGGCGCCTGGTTGGTCGCCGGGCTGCTTCCCGCCGATGACCGGCGGCGCCTGGTTGGTCGCCGGGCTGCTTCCCGCCGATGACCGGCGGCGCCTGGTTGGTCGCCGGGCTGCTTCCCGCCGATGACGGGCGGCGCCTGGTTGGTCGCCGGGCCGCTTCCCGCCGATGACCGGCGGCGCCTGGTTGGTCGCCGGGCCGCTTCCCGCCGGATGACCGGCGGCGCCGGATGCTCCCCGGCCCGTCACGGTTGTTGCGGGGCCGGGTTCGCCAGCGGGCGAACCCGGCGCAACAACCCGCGCCGGGCCCTCGACTATACGTTATCGATACGCTTCCCGTCTCTGTCGAGGCTCGGGAAAGAAACGATGACTACTCGTCTTTAGCATACATAGAAAACAGTAGAAACCCTACTCCAGCAAGTATAATGAATAATACATTAGCACTGAGTATGCAAGGAGTTACCATTAGTAAATTCGCTACTAGGTACATATGTCACCTCCTTAGTAATTTCTGAGCCGGTTAATCCGACTGATTACGTATTATACTATAGCATAAAACTTAGAATAAGTCAAGTTTTTATTAATTGTATTTTTTTATATGTCTTTTGGGCTCTATTTATGTTATCTATTTGGTAATATACTATGTATCTGCGTAAATTACATTAATTGCCACCAGTCGTATACTATATTTTAAACCCGCCATTCGGCGGGTTATCAACATCTCCCAGGTGCTGTGTATATTAGACCTCGAACAGGCTGCGCTTGGCGGCGATGGCCTTGCCGGCGGCGGAGAGGGCGCTGATGCCGTTGGGGCAGCGGGCGGCGCAACGGGCGCAACCCACGCAGTACTTGGCCAGCTCCTCGACGCGCTCGTAGTTGCCCAGCCGGGTCTCGAGCACCATGGTCATCGGCAGGGGGACGTCGTCCTCGACGCGGCCGACGGGACAGACGCCGACGCAGGCCTGGCAGTTGTAGCAGTTGAGGCTCTCGCCGGTGTCGCGGACGACGACGCCGGAGATCATGAAGTCGAGGAGGAAGATGATGCCGTAGATGATGCAG encodes the following:
- a CDS encoding ligand-binding protein SH3 encodes the protein MLPIIELRGGLPIGLSQGLPWSEAYLFAVLGNLIPVIPILLLLEPISNWMRKQWRWANRFFTWLFERTRRRTEKTVEKYGTLGLTIFVMIPLPVTGAWTGTLAAFLFGIPARKALPAIVLGVLIAGGIVTAVYYGGEGLIRAIFLGN
- a CDS encoding excinuclease ABC subunit C; protein product: MSDEHNEQPNAPESAIGDEPAAEEAADNPAEDPLQLKLRRLPHEPGVYRFLGKGNRVLYVGKADDLANRVRSYFQAGATLEPHTRSMVRRVEDFTVTVTANPVEALLLESSLIKLHKPRYNINLKDDKRYPFIRLTTEDVFPRIMVTRDTSQRASTYFGPFSNAKATRSTLKTLQRLFGLRVCKREIHVWREQGGKQPMPDWRPCLLHGLERCSAPCVGAVSKREYASYVRAATDFLQGRRGEVAERLKREMGEASQRREYERAAKYRDALRAVEQVMTKQRAVSTRAEDLDILGLARRRGESVVELLKIRQGYLLGDDAFPLTAHPAESDAAVLAAFLSSYYTGADWIPQRIILPTEPADADDLTKLITRLRNEIGEAPATRALLRASPSTEPTRRTRGGRVRLIVPQRGRLRELQQSAQRNARRNLEQLLIDQLAKRGQAEAAVQLAERLGLDGVPLVIEGLDISNLGADNPVASLVRFRGGRPFKGGYRHYKLKTPGPDDYAMLAEVTRRRYPKLADKGKLPDLLVVDGGKGQLGAVVETLEAEGLAGRFAVIGLAKKEELIFKPGRKTPVKLPLDSPALQLLQRVRDEAHRFGLRFHRQLRRADGLQSILERVPGIGPTRRKALLDTFGSLKGIRRATVEELSAVKGVSEKLARELLNYLKIHYF